The genomic interval ACAGCTTAGCCTGACCAAGTTGAAACCATGTCGAACAAAGATAGTTGCATAATGTGGCCGCACTAGTAAAGCATGATTATGTTCACTTTCATTATTGTTTGATTCaatgcaatatgttatatatatatatatatatatatagatagataatatatatatattatattatatatatatatatataatatatatatatatatatgattatatatatgtttttatacaaaaggCGTTAATTGCGTAAAACCTTTTTACATTAAGTGATAAATTAACACTTTCTTTCAAAGTCAATCATAGAAATGCCTTCGCAACTCTATACCGATGTTTCTCACATAGAAATCAATATTAACTGCAACGATGAATTGCTGATCTGCagctttaataaattgataatcatattcttaaaatgtaaaaaaaaactatttttgtttGACTTGCTTAAGCAATCGAAAGAGAGTAATGTGTAAATTTCTACAATGACACTTATCAATGCGGATAAGCGCGAGGCGATGTTAAAAACAACCTATTGGAAACCGAACACCAGACCCGATCACTTTTTCGATTGAAGCTTGTGACGTAACACTGAAACCTCAATCTCTGAAACTTTGACATCTTAATCACACAGGAAACAAAGGTCTCGTTGGCCTCGAAAATTATGCCTCGAAGCAAAGCTTAATATTGTACCTAAATGATTTTATTGAGGTGAATCCAGGGCAAATATTTAGAATTCTCACTTCGACAAGCTCGTCCTTAACCATTTGTGAAAACGATTCGGTTGCTTCTTTGAAAAAACGTTTACGCCGACGTCCTCAGGTATTAAGTTCTCCTATTTGTCACAACAAATCATAAGTTCATCATAAGATCGAAGCGACCAGTATATTAAAGGGAACAAGTTAACGAACCTAAAATCTAGCAGTAAACATTTGCTAAGCtatttgttctttttattttttttataaacatagtaCAGTTAAAAAGTGGACCGTATTCAAGTTTCGATGTCACAGATGTCAAGATAGACTTGTTTAGGATTTGGATTTATTGTCATTTCATGCTTTAAAGTGTACTTTTTAGTAAGAAATCCGTTGGTGAGAATGTAATACATATAAGCGTTTCATGAAACGTTTACAAACCAATGCTGACAAAATCTCGCTTATTGAAAACTAAAAGATAGCCGATTGCATTACTCTATGAAGATAGGTCCATGTGTTGTAACGAAAGTAGTTTATAAACTCACGTGCGAGTTTAAATAAaagtgggctcgaaccactgtccACTGTAGTAAAAGTTTATCGCTTAGACCtctcggctatccgtgctcatactgtgattgctgtattttatactttaataaacaatcctcgtagtgtcacaaaagataacgacaacaacataactctccaaattactcaATCGTCTCGCGTtacaacgctctataattttcaggtttttaaatcgccaaaagatgcgtTCATGTATAATTGATTTTTTAGAGCACGGtacatgttcattattactgtttcctcaaaagtATCATAATTGTGTATTAAATATATGCGAAGACAATCCCTAATATATTCCACACTGAtagaaataatgttaaaaaaatggtGAGCATCACTTTTTTAATAGTCCTACCTATCGTTTTACTGCGATACGATCATTCCATCCCCTAGATTGAATTGTGAGCTGCTCTTTTATGGTAAGCCCTaatttaataatgaaaacaacgCCTTCATTCTTTACTAAGTTcgaaaatatattattacgacAAGTGATTCATGACTTAGTTACAATGTATCATTTAGGTCGACAGGATTATACTATCGTTATTAATATCATTTACCGTATATAAAcatcattatgattattatgattatgacgattttttatttattggtaaACTACTTTATTACCGGTAGTAATAGTCTACTATTATATGATATCCCGAATGAATCAATATAATTATTNNNNNNNNNNNNNNNNNNNNNNNNNNNNNNNNNNNNNNNNNNNNNNNNNNNNNNNNNNNNNNNNNNNNNNNNNNNNNNNNNNNNNNNNNNNNNNNNNNNNTGTCACCTTGTTTGGCAGACCAGGATTCCTTGActaaaatcaactcccctctatggcttctaaaccttcaagtcccaagtctttctagaacttgtggtaatgaagatgaagatagactcctctgccctgtcaggtctttgaagttctatcttagtagagttaagtctattcgagcGTTCTCGCAGAGACTctcattcccttaaaaggggggggggcgaggtgtctgcggcttctatttccgttgggtagcctcgactataaaaagggcttactctttctctttcttcaagggattcatcccttttttaagattagaccgcatgaattatgagcaatgtcggcttcatgggcatatattaatcataccccactctctgacgtgcttcaagctgctttctggaggaatcagaccactTTTTCATCTGTTTattcttcgttctctggagtgccaacggacaacttgtatttgttgggcccacttgtggttgcacaaacggtagtatcttctacggcataggtatattacgcttattCCGTGAATTAAGtttaataccgtaataacgaagagtagctgagaacccgagatatgggttccgctgtgatggggagattttcacgaaccttcccgcctcagctgcaaattcagcatatgatatcaggtaacgtaattaagctattaaaacaatttttctagtaaaattcattttaattagtaattacttacctgatatcggtaagtcccCCTCCCACCCGCTCTTCgcctaatatttcatattttttattggaataagagtggattctgggtaatgtcccgttttggttgtacggctacacggcactatgtgaccgttctgacctacctgacgggtttatgaaaagtgtgggattcctcggacagaaattccggatgaattacgatcctaatcggagtaaatagcatatgatatcaggtagtaattactaattaaaatgaattttactagaaaaattggTTTTTATTGAAGAGTCTAACGCACCGTCATAATGTCATTTCACTCTGAAAAAAACAAACCCACATATGTAGGGTGCAGCCCTCCCCCCCATGGccccggggcgtctgaaaaaattcctgttgaaagcactgtaattgtaatacatgtaatgcacTTATTTCGTATGGGTCCATTTTACAGACCATAAATACACCAGGACTGGGTgtcttgtgtatttcctgtttatcaagaatgcaaaaagatgaggtaaagaacataatgaatttacataaggtaaaaattcctcttaaattgtttgtatatcgtacatatggtaaaatatcctcttaaattgtttgtatattacatatggtaaaatatcctcttaaattgtttgtatattgcaaaaTAATATCAGATATTCCTCCTCATCAAATTTTGGTGATTACACAAGTTTTTCATGgacatattatttgtaaatgtgtgGATTACTCAGTTTGGAAAAATAATGAGAAATTTGTGTCAGTTCATTTCCCGTGtgtttgtgataaatttgtggatcggtaacaacttaaaatcaacaaaaaattgcCCCAAACGCAtattaatggttttacagtgttacctctgtattaaaaatgctaaatatgaagtggacaagaatatgatatgatttcatagaagttaaaattgtgtcttttcttTTATTTATCATGTTTACAGTGTTGAGTTTGTATAAAGTTGTGAGATAATTAGTTAAGCTTTGAATGCCTTGGTTCTATAGAGCCTGTTTGCAAGGAGGTGTTACGTTCTTTATGTGTATACTgtgctattgtttttttgtcaattataggagccaaaataggccccatatcaAATGCTGGAACtatgtatttttcccaaacaacttcctaaaattcccaatttaaggtaaagtaaaacaaatttgtctagcggaaagtgttgtccctgataagcctgtgtggctgtataggcttatctgggcagacactcagtgcacaatttataaagccctgttttctcggaatgaggctcaaagtaaatccccctacagtctgttacagagttgtacaagatgataccaggtgagccttgttatgggaaaagggtgcttaatgcgtgttatgtaccatccacagattagcctgtgcagtgcgcactcagaattatcagggataatgctttccattttttgaggaaattttcgctttaaagaaattgtttctatacaaaaatcttgtcttggtggaaagtgtcatctcaagTTAGcgaatggactgcacaggctaatgtcgTCCTaaacatattcattaagcccagttgtcatGAATATGGCTCAAGTTTAGTCTGCCTCCAGTCTGTTGGTATTTGTAAATTCTGATTAGAACAAATATGGTATAAAAAACCACTATGATTAAAAACTGGTATTGAGACAATGgtgtacatataaatgcaaatttaacatacatacatgtattgagCAATTCTAATAGTAGctcaaaatttcccaatttaacatAGTTTGCCATTTGTAAAGAGTTGGCttcttattttttcacaaaattgaaaatttcgagCGGTATTTTGTTCACTAAATATCATATCAAGCacagttaatgtttaaaataacttggacaaaatattgttttgttattggtaaCTGTGAAAATATAGATTTATAGGCGTCAACAAAGTACAGGCAAACTAGTATTGTAATATGATAGTTATTAAGGGCAAATGGCCTGTAACATAATTACTCCAAGGTGTATGTGAAAAAAAAGCCTTTTCTTtccatctttataaagtacaccTAATAGGCACTTCCTTATATGCAAGTGGACGAATAAAATTAGCATTGAAActaacatttcaacaaaaacgcatgtcaaagaatatttttttattggatttGTGCAATTAAGTTCCATGAAGTTAAAAAGACCTATAATTCCCAAATTAAAAGATAGAATTTTCCTGATGTTTGATATTATTACGCTAATTTTCCTCATTGGTGTGGTACAGATACTTTTTTCACTTTGGCAAAAAAATTGCTGGTGTATTACTAATTTACTAGTTCAAAAGACTTCATATTGGTTTCTCAATGTTACAGCATCTGCTAAGCACAGAAGACAAAGGAGTAGTGAAAGGCTCAGTCAAATCAAAGTCCAGCGATGTGAGGGTGACACAACCTTTACATGTCCTCGTATTGCAACATGAAGGACATTGTAGCtgaaactaacaagggagagaactgtagatctgcaccagcagtgagttgttgcccttaagttgtttaatgttttatttattttattatgtctTACAACTTACATGTTGATTGACTATTTTAACCATAAAAGatctgtaaaggcatggtaaaataatatgtttgtgtgtttttttgcaacgttggtgagacattaatattattattaaatattaatagtgTTGCCCTctcatttattgaaacatatattaacaataaaacatatctaatggcattttaaaagtaatgtgattaaaagaataagtacaattaaaaaatattaaatttttaaccagatggtttttcttctttttgttatgcagcaaaaaattggctaatagataaataagctgtgatgtggaaaaatggggcctaatgcatgtgcttaaattgttgtcacatattagcctgtgcagtccacacaggctaatcatggacaactctttcctcttaaaggtatttttcattgaacaaataatcctctttatgaaaatccagtctagtcagaaagtaccctcccttattagcttatgtgaatttcacatgctaatctgggacgacactttctaacattagtgatccgcatattggcttatgaaaatacatctctgaaaatggagtaaagataatagatataaatgtacagataagtatagcattagccaacactgttcttgttttaatacaaaatgacttatttgtatttatgttcatgctattaaggacaaggaaccaataaaatgccagattagaaattcatgttgttgaaaaccttcacagccagtcaagaggcatagtttgttatccccacgcttttgaaaaaaaaggtggggatattgtggttatctccgccgtccgtccgtccgtctgtctgtctgtctgtctgtctgtctgtcaaaagttatagcggttggggtggggccgcgtcagaaattatcactcatttttttaggttattttacatttacttctttatttctacaccgattcacttcaattgatactggacctcccttatgacaatacggtcaatctcaaccatgcatggccccattcccaaccctggggcgccccgcccacataggccacacccactaaaaatttccatttactatatttttttcatttctacacggattcacttcaaattgatactgaacttttgttatgacattagggtcaatcacaactatgcatggccccaatcccaaccctggggcgcccgcccacataggccacacccaccaaaaaattccatttactatatttttttcatttctacacggattcacttcaaattgatactgaacttctcttatgacattagggtcaatctcaactttgcatggccccataaccaaccctggggccccgcccacatagaccacacccacccaaaattgcctttactatactttcttcatttctacaccgattcacttcaaattgatattgaacttctcttatgacaatacagtcaatctcaactatgcatggccccattaccaaccctggggcgccccgcccacatagaccacacccacccaaaattgccttttactataatttcttcatttctacaccgattcacttcaaattgatactgaacctctcttatgacaatacggtcaatctcaactatgcatggccccattaccaaccctggggccccgcccacatagaccacacccacccaaaattgccttttactataacttcttcatttctacaccaattcacttctaattcatgatgaacttctcttatgacaatacggtcaatctcagctatgcatggccccattaccaaccctggggcacacctaggtcaaacattcggcgtggggatacgcgtcggcctttgccgcgccatttctagttatagattgtaatataatttgttacaagttcctatcaaccactgtgctgttgttgttttcagcagagcaccagcattgatatcgagttggcccagcaacggcaccagtcccgcctgcaggagccccagtccagaatGACCCTACCCCTCCCTTGACTTCTAACTCCTCCCCCTTGACCTCCtgcctcaaaaagtcagcatcgtCGAACAACTCCtttctgcaggaaattctgagcatgattctgttctgaacaaacgcaatgcccatgtcacgttttccaaacataagcctgggtagttttgtaaagctagagttccgcgtgggcctgaaagggacgagtgttacagacacgaacagttatagcagtagttatgctaacgctaacagtcagttgttgctgttggaaatcacaacaaatatcatgaagaataaaaagttcaataactttctccaatctttatgggacaaacagaaattgaacgggagaaaatcaaggaacaaataaagcgtaagctttcctagtgggaaacatctgctgttgatagtttggacaacagtagggttacggactgccccaAATTGTCCTCACAGtggccaaaatatcataatagaacggacttttggcaatgttactgacaaagaaaggcaataatgacttggttgtgaatacccagagtacgatacatccatgctgacaatgAAAGgcggtaatgacttggttgtgaacacccagagtacgctacatccatgctgacacagaaaggcagtaattaCTTGGTTGTGCAAACCCAGAGCacgctacatccatgctgacacaggaaggcagtaatgactatgcagtgaacacccagagcacaatacatccatgctgacacagaaaggaagtaatgacttggttgtgaacacccagagcacgatacatccctgctgacacagaaaggaagtaatgactatgcagtgaacacccagagcacaatacatccatgctgacacagaaaggcagtaatgacctGGTTGTGAACACCCAAAGCAGGATACATCcctgctgacacagaaaggcagtaatgactatgctgtgaacacacacatcacaatacatccatgctgacacagaaaggcagtaatgactatgctgtgaacacccataGCAAGATATATATATGCTGACACAggaaggcagtaatgactatgctgtgaacacccagagcacgatacatccatgctgacacagaaaggcagtaatgacttggtcgtgaacacccagagcacaatacatccatgctgacacagaaaggcagtaatgacttggctgtgagaACAGAACatgatacacccatgctgacacagaaaggcagtaatgacttggctgtgaacacagcacaatacatccatgctgaaacagaatggcagtcatgactatgctgtgaacacacAGAGCacgatatatccatgctgacacagaaagcaGTAATGattatgctgtgaacacccagagtaagatatatccatgctgacacagaaaggcagtaatgactatgctgtgaactcTCAgcgcacaatacatccatgctgacacagaaaggcagtaatgacttggttgtgaacacccagagcaagatatatctatgctgacacagaaaggcagtaatgacttggctgtgagcACAGAACACGATACAGCCATGCTGACagagaaaggcagtaatgacttggctgtgaacacagaacacgatacacccatgctgacacagaaaggcagtaatgactttgctgtgaacacagagcacaatacatccatgctgacacagaaaggcagtaatgactttgctgtgaacacagagcacaatacatccatgctgacacagaaaggcagtaatgactttgctgtgaacacagagcacaatacatccatgctgacacagaaagacagttatgacttggttgtgaacacagagcacaatacatccttgctgacacagaaaggcagtaatgactttactgtgaactcagagcacaatacatccatgctgacacagaaaggcagttatgacttggttgtgaacacagagcacaatacatccttgtcgacacagaaaggcagtaaagacttggctgtgaactcagagcatgatacatccatgctgacacagaaaggcagtaatgacttggctgtgaacacagagcacaatacagccatgctgacacagaaaggcagttatgacttggttgtgaaaacagagcacaatacatccttgctGACACAGAAAAACAGTAATGActgctgtgaacacagagcacaatacacccattctgacacagaaaggcagtaatgacttggctgtgaacacagagcacaatacagccatgctgacacagaaaggcagttatgacttggttgtgaaaacagagcacaatacatccttgttgacacaaaaaggcagtaatgactttgctgtgaactcagagcatgatacatccatgctgacagagaaaggcagtaatgacttggatgtaaacacctagagcacaatacatccatgctgacacagaaaggcagtaaagacttggttgtaaacacgcagagcacaatacatccatgctgacacagaaaggcagtaaagactttgttgtaaacactaagagatccataCATCCATGGGTAGTGCCACAGACGCAAATTACGCCCACTATTgtgaacaaggtgcttaaagtgaaCACGTCTGGTTTCTGTTATGAGCACTTAGCACTCCGAGCCCAAAAGGCCTCGCATTGAATTGTTGCAAgagaaggctttgaaaaataacagcagttttgttgtgtggtccagtacgcccttcgactctcaacctgaagaaagcagaactcaaactcggctcTTACCAATATCAGCAAGGCCagcatgtcatctcagcttcttgtgcttcaggtgagaccttacagtgttaattatttgttgaaattggggccgaaattcagcccaATTCTTATCTCATAAAGTCTCTATCCATGATTACtggcttaagttctcaattcatggtttcccggaagaaaaagaatgttttgatagATTGCAACATTGAGTAAATCAGAACTCAATttcagcctttggcaatatcaccgaggccagcatatcagctcagcttcttgagcttcaggtgagatcatacagtgttattcattttgtcgAAATGGGGGCCAAAATTAAGTCCCATTcctaatcttaaacagtttattttttccataattactggctaaagttctcaattcaaggaccccaaacaatgttttaataggttacaaattgagtttgtttccttatgcagctctataagttgaaccttagtgcaatttatcttgatagcacttattatcaatttttaaattatgtttagcaaaaactacaaccattttcccaatttaattcaaaacactaggatttttagctccactggcaacaggccagcggggcttatgtcatggtcctgtgttcgtcgtgcgtgcgtccgtgcgtccaTCCGTgcataaactttttatttaagcatcttcttctcctaaacaactggtccaattctgatgaaatttctcaggaatgttcctggggtgaacctcttccaaatttgttcaaaatattgatcctggggttaaatttgaccctgccctggggggtcaaaaattgaaaatttgcttatataaggcctattttgtgaaaactttagaaatcttcctgtccataaccatagggcctagggctcctaaattttgtatgtagtgacatcttataatcctctaccaagtttcgtcaaattatgcccctggggtcaaatttgaccctgccccggggggtcaaaaaattgaaaatttgcttatatgaggcctgttttgtgcaaactttaaaaatcttcttgtccataaccgtatggcgtagggctaccaaatttgctatgtaatgacatctaatagtcctctaccaagtttgttcaaattatgcccctgggatcaaatttgactgttccccaggggtcacaaaattgaacatatgcttatattggtcccattttgtgcaaactttaaaaatcttctcgtccacaactattgggcctatttctaccaaattcggtttgtagtgacatctaataggtctctacttagtttcttcaaattatgcccctgggaacaaatttgatcctgccccgggagtcacaaaaataaacatatgctttaataaggcctattttgtgcaaactttaaaaatcttcttgttcataattatagagcctagggctactaaatttggtatgtagtgatatctaatagtcctctaccacatttgttcatgactcgcagatgacccccctattgattttcaggtcactaggtcaaaggtcaaggtcacaatgacccgaaataataaaatggtttccggatgataactcaagaacgcttatgcctagggtcatgaaacttcatagatacattgatcatgactcgcagatgacccctattgattttcaggtcactagtacaatggtcaaagtcacggtgacccgaaatagtaaaattgtttccagatgataactcaagaacgcttatgcctaggatcatgaaacttcata from Dreissena polymorpha isolate Duluth1 chromosome 1, UMN_Dpol_1.0, whole genome shotgun sequence carries:
- the LOC127881629 gene encoding uncharacterized protein LOC127881629; translated protein: MLTQKGSNDLAVSTEHDTAMLTEKGSNDLAVNTEHDTPMLTQKGSNDFAVNTEHNTSMLTQKGSNDFAVNTEHNTSMLTQKGSNDFAVNTEHNTSMLTQKDSYDLVVNTEHNTSLLTQKGSNDFTVNSEHNTSMLTQKGSYDLVVNTEHNTSLSTQKGSKDLAVNSEHDTSMLTQKGSNDLAVNTEHNTAMLTQKGSYDLVVKTEHNTSLLTQKNSNDCCEHRAQYTHSDTERQ